A window of Nocardiopsis sp. Huas11 genomic DNA:
GTCGAAACCGCGCCCCTGCTCGGTGTATTCCCTCGACAGGTCCTCCAGCGTCCGGTTCACCACCTCCAGGGAGACGTCCAGGGCGCGGGCCAGCTCGTATTCCGACACCGGCTGGTCCACCACCATCAGCACCGCCTCCAGGTCGCGGCGCAGAGTGGGCGGTGCGGAGAGATCACCCACACCGGTCATGGTGTCGTCGGCGCTCATTCGGCCTCCACTGTGTCGTCGTACTCGGTGTCGACCTCGACCTCGGCGTCGCCGCCGGTCCAGGTCACGATGAGCTCCCCCAGCGGTTCGGGCTGCTCGAAGGCCACGTTGCTCGCCCGGTACAGCTCCAGCAGGGACAGGAAACGGGCCACGACCTCGAAGGTGCCGGTGCAGCCGTCGGTCAGTTCGAGGAACGTCAGCCGTCCGTGCTCGCGCAGCGCCGCCACCACGAGCTCGCCCTGCTCCTTGACGGAGGTCTTGGTCTGGTGGATGTGCGTGACCGGGACGCTCGGCGGTTCCCTGGGAGTGAACACCAGGCCCGCGAGCGCGGCGAACTCCTGCGGCCCGAGCTTGAACAGCACGTCCGGCCGCATCGCCGCGAACTGCTCCTCCAGCGGCACCGCCCGCGCGTACCTGCGCCCCTGCGCCGCCAGCCGGTCGCGCATCAGGGCCGCGACCTCCTTGTAGGCGCGGTACTGCAGCAGCCGCGCGAACAGCAGGTCGCGGGCCTCCAGCAGCGCCAGGTCGGCTTCGTCCTCCACGTCGCCGCGCGGCAGCAGCCGTGCCGCCTTCAGGTCCAGCAGCGTGGCCGCGACCAGCAGGAAGTTGCTCGCCTGGTCCAGGTCCCAGGCGTCCCCGTGCGCCCGGATGTGCGCGATGAACTCGTCGGTGACCTTCGACAGCGACACCTCGGTGATGTCCAGCTTGTGCTTCGAGATCAGCCCGAGGAGGAGGTCGAAGGGCCCCTCGAAGTTGTCCAGGTGCACCTGGAAGGCGTGCTCGTCCACAGCGTCGGCGTCGCCGTCCGCGTGGGGTCCCTCAGCCGCCATGGCCACTGACCCGCGTCGTGTCGTTCATACGTCAAGGGTGTCACCGGTCGAATCCGGCCGGTGACACCCGTGTCCCTTCGTTCCCGGACCGACACCCCCTCCGATGCCGGTGCGGGTACCTCTAGTCCTCGCTCAGTCGCCTGACCAGCATGCTGGTCTGGCCGTTCTCCTCGAAGTCGGCCAGCAGGACCGCGACGGCCTCGCGGACGAGGCGGCCCCGGTCGGCCGACAGCCCGTGCTCCGCGCGCAGCGACAGCCGGGTCTGTTCCAGGGCCAGCAGTTCGGGCCCGGAGATGTAGACGGTGATCTTCTCGTCGTGACGCTGGCGCCCGCTCGGTTTGGGCGCACCGTCCGGCCGGGCGATGACCCGGCGCCTGCGGCGCGCCGCCGTGTCGGACGAACTCTTCTGCTCCGGTGCCGTGTACTGGCGTTCGGTCTCCACGGGCGGCACTTCCTCCGCACCGCCTGAGGGGCGGAAGAACAGCTCGTCCGCCCCCGGTAGGGTCACGCGCCGTGACCGCTGAGAGGCCACCTCGCCAGCACCTCCTTGGCCAGATCCCGATAGGCGTTGGCCCCGGCCGACGACGAGTCGAACCGGGTGATGGGTTCGCCCGCCACGGTCGCGTCCGGGAACCGCACGGTGCGGTTGATGACCGTCCCGTACACCTTGTCACCGAACCCGTCGATGATCGTGGACAGCACCTCGCGCGCGTGGAGCGTGCGCGGGTCGTACATCGTGCCCAGGAAACCGTCGATGACCAGGTCCTCGTTGAGGCGCTCCTGGACCTTCTGGATGGTGTCCATCAGCAGCGCCACACCGCGCAGCGCGAAGAACTCGCACTCCAACGGCACGATGACGCCGTCGGCCGCGGTGAGCGCGTTGACGGTCAGCAGGCCCAGCGACGGCTGGCAGTCGATCAGGACGACGTCGTAGTCGTCGATGACCGGTCGCAGGGCGCGGCCGAGCATCTGCTCGCGGGCCACCTCGCCGACCAGCTGCACCTCGGCGGCCGACAGGTCGATGTTGCTCGGGATGAGGTCGAGGCCCTCGATGTCGGTCTTGAGCAGCACGTCCTCGACCGTCACGTCCCGCTGCATGAGCAGGTTGTAGACGGTCAGGTCCAGTTCACGCGGATCCAGCCGGCCCAGGCCGACCGAGAGCGCTCCCTGCGGGTCGAAGTCGACCAGCAGCACGCGCCTGCCGCACTCGGCGATGGCCGCGCCGAGGTTGATGGTGGTGGTCGTCTTACCGACGCCACCCTTCTGATTACACAGTGCTACAATTCGTGCCGGGCCGTGTTCGTCGAGCGGCTCGGGCTCCGGATAGGTCCGTTCCGGTCTCTTCGTGTGCAGATCCGCCCCCGTGTTGCGTGTCGTGCCCCAGGGATTGGTCACCGGGTCGACGAGGTCCTCCTCGCCGACGGGTGCGGTCTTCGCAGCCACGTCGTCCTCCGACCAGTTCACAACCCTGGACCTCCCCTACGGACCGGCCACGGCCCGAAGGGATGCCGTGCCCCTGCGCCTGGCCGCCGTCGGAAACTCAATATGTCGACAGCAACGTACCGCCGTGCGGCGACTCTAGGACGCCGACACGGCGCACTTCAACGTAAACCTCTGGTTGACGTGCTCCCCCGGACGGATCCGAGGGGATCGCCCCCTACCTTACGATGACGGGCCTGACGCGGCGAGCGCGCCCGAGGACCGCCCTGCCCGCGGCCGGTACCGCCGCGGCGCGGCCGCTCCGGCTCGGGTGCGCGGCACCGTGCACCGCCTCACCCCGCACACGAGGCGCGAGCGCCCTGTTCGGCCGGTTCAACGGCGTGCCCGGGGATGGCTGGTGGCGTAGACCTCGCGCAGGTGGTCGACCGTGACCAGCGTGTAGATCTGCGTGGTGGTGACCGAGCTGTGCCCCAGCAGTTCCTGCACCACCCGGATGTCCGCGCCCCCGTCGAGCAGGTGCGTGGCGAAGGAGTGCCGCAGGGTGTGCGGCGAGACCCCCTCGACCCCGGCCCGCTCGGCGACCGCCCCCAGGACGGCCCACCCGCCCTGGCGGGTCAGTCGGCCGCCGCGCGCGTTGAGGAACAGCCCCGGTCCGCCCCGTCCCCCGGTCGCCGAGGCCGCCAGCACGGGACGGGCCCGCACCAGGTAGGCGGACAGTGCACGCCGGGCGTAGGAGCCGAGCGGCACCAGGCGTTCACGGCCCCCCTTGCCCCGGAAGCGCACCAGGCCTACGGCCCGCTCGGCGCCGACCGCGTCGGAGACGTCGTCGACGTCCAGGCCCACCGCCTCGGAGATCCGGGCGCCGGTGCCGTAGAGGACCTCCAACAGGGCGCGGTCGCGCAACGCCAGCAGGGCCGCGCGCTCACCCGCGCCCGTACCGGACGCGCCGGCCGCCTCCGAGGCGGCGTCGGCCATCGGCCCCGCCGCGTCCAGGAGGCGCTCCACGTCCTCCAGCGGCACCGCCTTGGGCAGGCGCATCGGAGGGGAGGGCGGGGTCACCTCCGCCGCCGGGTCGTGGTCGGCCCACCCCTCGCGCACGGCGAACCGGTGCAGGCCGCGCACGGCGGCCAGGGCGCGCCCGGCCGAGGCGGCGCTCAGCGGCACGTGGTCCTCGTCGCCCTCGCGCAGCACCTGGAGGAACCCGCCGACCTGGGCCCGGTCCACATCGGCCAGGTAGACCACCCCCCGACCGGTCAGGTGGCGGGTGTAGCGGCGCAGGTCCCGCCGGTAGGCGAGCAGGGTGTTGGTCGCCAGCGCCCGCTCGGCTCCGAGATGGTCCAGGAAGGCTGTGCTCACCTGCGCCAGCGGGCCGGCGACCTCGACGTCCTCGCCCACGGCTCAGCCGTCGGCCGGGTCGCGCAGGGACGCGAAACCGGTCGCGGCGGCGTTCTGGGCGGCCAGGACTCCGATGATCGTCGACGCGTTGTGCAGCCGGCCGGCCATGACCAGGCCGACGGCCTCGTCCAGGGGCACCCACTCGGCCGCCAGGTCGGTCTCCTCGTGCTCGCGGACGAAGTCGATCTCCTCGGCGGGCACCTGGGACAGGTCACGGGCGAGGTAGACGTGGATGCGCTCGTCGGAGAAGCCCACGGTGGGGAAGAAGTCGGCGAGTTCGTGCCAGCGCCGCGCGCGCAGCCCCGCCTCCTCCACCAGCTCGCGCTGCGCGGTGAGCAGCGGGTCCTCACCCTGCACGTCGATCAGCCCGGCGGGCAGCTCCCACATGGTGTGCCGGACGGCGTGCCGGTACTGGCGCAGCAGCAGGATCCGGCCGTCCTCGTCCATGGCCAGCGCGGCGGCGGCCCCGGGGTGCACCATGTAGTCGCGTTCGGCCAGGGACGTGCCCTCCCCGTTGGCGCCGGGCATCACGACCCAGTCCGTGCGCATCCCGCACTTGCTGCCCTGGAAGCGCTCCTCGGAGCGCTCGACCGGCCACGCGACGTGGACGTCCGCGATCTTCGCGTCCGTCCCCGGGTCGCGGCCGTCCGGGTGGGTGTCACTGGCCATGCGAATCGCCTCTCAGGCTCGTGTCCCCCACCCGGAACCGGCTCAGGAGTTCCTGTGCTCCAGTGCGGCGGAGACCAGACCGCGGAAGAGCGGGTTGGCCTTGGTCGGGCGGGAGCGCAGCTCCGGGTGCGCCTGCGTCGCGATGAAGAACGGGTGGACGTCCCGGGGCAGTTCGACGTACTCCACCAGCTTGCCATCAGGGGAAAGCCCGGAGAACACCAGACCTGCCCCCTCCAGCTTGGCGCGATAGGCGTTGTTGACCTCGAAGCGGTGGCGGTGGCGCTCGGAGACCTGGGCCCGGCCGTCGTAGACCTCACGGGCCAGGGTGCCCTCGCCCAGGTCGGCCGGGTACAGCCCCAGGCGCATCGTGCCGCCCATGTCGCGCTCACCGGCGACCACGTCCTCCTGATCGGCCATGGTGGCGATGACCGGCTCCACGGCCTTGTCGTCGAACTCGGTGCTGTTGGCGCCGTCCATGCCCAGGACGTTGCGGGCGCTCTCGATCACCATGGCCTGCAGGCCCAGGCAGATGCCCAGCATCGGGATGCGGTTCTCGCGGGCGTAGCGGATGGCGCCCAGCTTGCCCTCGATCCCGCGGATGCCGAAGCCGCCGGGGATCAGGACGCCGTCGGCGTCGGCCAGCTCGGCGGCCGCACCCGAGGGGCTGGCGCAGTTGTCGCTGGCCACCCAGCGGATGTTGACGCGCGTGTTGGTGGCGAACCCGCCCGCGCGCAGGGCCTCGCTCACCGACAGGTAGGCGTCGGGCAGGTCGATGTACTTGCCGACCAGGGCGACGGTGACCTCGTGGTCGGGCTGGTGGACCCGGCGCAGCAGCTCGTCCCACTCGGTCCAGTCCACGTCGCGGAACGGCATGCCCAGGCGGCGCACGACGTAGGCGTCCAGCCCCTCGCGGTGCAGCACCTTGGGGATGTCGTAGATCGAGGGGGCGTCGGGCGTGGAGACCACGCCGGCCTCGTCCACGTCGCACATCAGGCTGATCTTGGCCTTGATGCTCGACGTGATGGGCCGGTCCGAGCGGCACACGATGGCGTCGGGCTGGATGCCGATGCTGCGCAGGGCCGCCACGGAGTGCTGGGTGGGCTTGGTCTTCATCTCGCCGGACGGGCCGAGGAACGGGATCAGGGACACGTGCAGGAAGAAGCAGTTGTCCCGGCCGATCTCGTGCCGGATCTGGCGGACCGCCTCCAGGAAGGGCTGCGACTCGATGTCGCCGACGGTCCCGCCGATCTCGGTGATGACGATGTCGACGTCGGGAGCGTCCATCGCGTAGATGCGCGACTTGATCTCGTTGGTGATGTGCGGGATGACCTGCACCGTGTCACCGAGGTAGGCGCCCTGGCGCTCCTTGGCGATGACGCTGGAGTAGACCTGGCCGGTGGTGACGTTGGCCGAGGCGGACAGCTCGGTGTCCAGGAAGCGCTCGTAGTGGCCGACGTCCAGGTCGGTCTCGGCCCCGTCGTCGGTGACGAAGACCTCGCCGTGCTGGAAGGGGTTCATGGTCCCCGGGTCGACGTTGAGGTAGGGGTCGAGCTTTTGCATGGTGACCCGCAGGCCGCGCGACTTCAGGAGTCGTCCCAGGCTGGAGGCGGTGAGGCCCTTGCCAAGACTGGAGGCGACGCCGCCAGTAACGAAAAGGTGCTTGGTACTCGCGGCGGATGCCAAAGTGTTGCTCCCGTGGGTTGAGTGGCTACGGCGGGCTCGGGATGAACTGAGCGGCCGTGCGGCGGTCCGGTGCGGGGCGGTCTGGGATGCGCCGAGACGGCGCCGGACTCCACGGGGCACCAGGATAACAGGCCACCCGTGCCTCTACACCAGCGAACGCCGAGACGCCCGGTGCTGTTCCCCGCCGCGACCAGCGGCGTCGCCCTCTGGAACGGGATCCGCACCGCTTCGGCGCCACCGGTGTCACGTCCGCCACAGCACCACCGTACGGACCGCGGCTCCACTCCCGGCGTCGGACACGGCCGAGGGGCCCGCACCCCGGCAGGCGCGCTCTGAGCGGCTCAGGGCGGCGCTCCGCGGGCCCGGCGGCGGCTGGAACCGGGCGGGGCCGCGGCGTAGTGTGCACCCAGGGAGTGTGATCGATGTGACGGACCAGAACCCCCGCCTGCTGCCCCTGATGGAGACGGCGGGCACCTGCTCGCACGACGCCGACGAACTCCGGCCGCGGCTCGGCCGCTGGGAGGAACTCCTGGGCCACGCCCGGGGCCGCCCCGACGGCCCGGCGTTCGTGTGGAGCCTGCCCGCCGAGCACACCGACGAACTCTCCGCGCTCGTGGCCGCCGAACGGGAGTGCTGCTCGTTCCTGGACCTGCGCGTGTACCACGACGCGGCCGGCGCCCGCCTGCGCGTGGGCGTGGACCCCTCCCGCCGTCCCCGTCCCGGCGGACCCGCCGACCGGGCCCTGCGCCTGCTCACCGGCCACACGTCCGGCTGAACGAACCCGACGCCATACGCCCGCCCGGGACGGCCGGACCCGGGCGGGCGCGTCATCGTCCGGCTCAGCCGGGGAAACCGCCCGCGCGGCCCAGGTAGGCGGGGGGCTGCTTGCCCAGGCGCTCGCCCATCCACGCGCCCAGCTCGCAGGCTTCGGACAGGCTCACGCCCGTGTTCATCCCGCTGCGGTGCAGCATGTACAGCAGATCCTCCGTGGCGATGTTGCCGGTC
This region includes:
- a CDS encoding ScpA family protein; its protein translation is MAAEGPHADGDADAVDEHAFQVHLDNFEGPFDLLLGLISKHKLDITEVSLSKVTDEFIAHIRAHGDAWDLDQASNFLLVAATLLDLKAARLLPRGDVEDEADLALLEARDLLFARLLQYRAYKEVAALMRDRLAAQGRRYARAVPLEEQFAAMRPDVLFKLGPQEFAALAGLVFTPREPPSVPVTHIHQTKTSVKEQGELVVAALREHGRLTFLELTDGCTGTFEVVARFLSLLELYRASNVAFEQPEPLGELIVTWTGGDAEVEVDTEYDDTVEAE
- a CDS encoding ParA family protein, whose protein sequence is MNWSEDDVAAKTAPVGEEDLVDPVTNPWGTTRNTGADLHTKRPERTYPEPEPLDEHGPARIVALCNQKGGVGKTTTTINLGAAIAECGRRVLLVDFDPQGALSVGLGRLDPRELDLTVYNLLMQRDVTVEDVLLKTDIEGLDLIPSNIDLSAAEVQLVGEVAREQMLGRALRPVIDDYDVVLIDCQPSLGLLTVNALTAADGVIVPLECEFFALRGVALLMDTIQKVQERLNEDLVIDGFLGTMYDPRTLHAREVLSTIIDGFGDKVYGTVINRTVRFPDATVAGEPITRFDSSSAGANAYRDLAKEVLARWPLSGHGA
- a CDS encoding site-specific tyrosine recombinase XerD, which codes for MGEDVEVAGPLAQVSTAFLDHLGAERALATNTLLAYRRDLRRYTRHLTGRGVVYLADVDRAQVGGFLQVLREGDEDHVPLSAASAGRALAAVRGLHRFAVREGWADHDPAAEVTPPSPPMRLPKAVPLEDVERLLDAAGPMADAASEAAGASGTGAGERAALLALRDRALLEVLYGTGARISEAVGLDVDDVSDAVGAERAVGLVRFRGKGGRERLVPLGSYARRALSAYLVRARPVLAASATGGRGGPGLFLNARGGRLTRQGGWAVLGAVAERAGVEGVSPHTLRHSFATHLLDGGADIRVVQELLGHSSVTTTQIYTLVTVDHLREVYATSHPRARR
- a CDS encoding NUDIX hydrolase encodes the protein MASDTHPDGRDPGTDAKIADVHVAWPVERSEERFQGSKCGMRTDWVVMPGANGEGTSLAERDYMVHPGAAAALAMDEDGRILLLRQYRHAVRHTMWELPAGLIDVQGEDPLLTAQRELVEEAGLRARRWHELADFFPTVGFSDERIHVYLARDLSQVPAEEIDFVREHEETDLAAEWVPLDEAVGLVMAGRLHNASTIIGVLAAQNAAATGFASLRDPADG
- a CDS encoding CTP synthase; translation: MASAASTKHLFVTGGVASSLGKGLTASSLGRLLKSRGLRVTMQKLDPYLNVDPGTMNPFQHGEVFVTDDGAETDLDVGHYERFLDTELSASANVTTGQVYSSVIAKERQGAYLGDTVQVIPHITNEIKSRIYAMDAPDVDIVITEIGGTVGDIESQPFLEAVRQIRHEIGRDNCFFLHVSLIPFLGPSGEMKTKPTQHSVAALRSIGIQPDAIVCRSDRPITSSIKAKISLMCDVDEAGVVSTPDAPSIYDIPKVLHREGLDAYVVRRLGMPFRDVDWTEWDELLRRVHQPDHEVTVALVGKYIDLPDAYLSVSEALRAGGFATNTRVNIRWVASDNCASPSGAAAELADADGVLIPGGFGIRGIEGKLGAIRYARENRIPMLGICLGLQAMVIESARNVLGMDGANSTEFDDKAVEPVIATMADQEDVVAGERDMGGTMRLGLYPADLGEGTLAREVYDGRAQVSERHRHRFEVNNAYRAKLEGAGLVFSGLSPDGKLVEYVELPRDVHPFFIATQAHPELRSRPTKANPLFRGLVSAALEHRNS